In one window of Streptomyces griseus subsp. griseus DNA:
- a CDS encoding carbon starvation CstA family protein, translated as MPESPTPAPPVPQAPGRRALSPKSIVVWSLVGLVGAIGWATLALSRGEEVSAAWMLAAALGSYAIAYRFYSRFIANRVLKADKNRATPAELLDNGVDFHPTDRRVLFGHHFAAIAGAGPLVGPVLAAQMGYLPGTIWLVVGVIFAGAVQDMVTLFFSTRRNGRSLGQMARDEIGPVGGVAALVAVFIIMIILLAVLALVIVNALAHSPWGVFSIGMTIPIALFMGVYLRILRPGKVSEVSLIGVALLLLAIVSGGWVAESSWADFFTLEPGTLVIWMIVYGFLASVLPVWLLLAPRDYLSTFMKVGTIGLLALGVIVALPTLKMPAVTDFATSGSGPVFAGSMFPFVFITIACGALSGFHSLVSSGTTPKMVQKETQIRVIGYGAMLVESFVAIMAMIAACIIDPGLYFAINAPVGVIGDSVQSASQAVANFGFTITPDALAQAAKDVEEASLLSRTGGAPTFALGMSEIFSAVIGGTAMKAFWYHFAIMFEALFILTTVDAGTRVGRFMLQDMLGNAYKPFREVSWKPGVWFASAVVVGGWGYFLWVGVHDPLGGINQLFPLFGIANQLLAAVALAVCTVLLIKSGRLKWAWVTAVPLAWDVAVTLTASWQKIFSSDVKVGFFAQRDKYQAGIDAGEVLPPAKNMDDMQTVVTNSTVDGVLCALFALLIIVVLVDAGRVCFNAIRDPESVRLHETPFVQSKFVAPASLIATKEEKAELAAAGVGPEGGIRKEAAGTGSRT; from the coding sequence ATGCCGGAATCGCCCACACCAGCACCACCGGTTCCACAAGCACCGGGACGGCGGGCGCTGTCCCCGAAGTCCATAGTCGTCTGGAGCCTGGTCGGCCTGGTCGGCGCCATCGGCTGGGCCACCCTCGCGCTCTCGCGCGGTGAAGAGGTCTCGGCCGCCTGGATGCTGGCGGCGGCGCTGGGCTCGTACGCCATCGCGTACCGCTTCTACTCCCGGTTCATCGCCAACCGGGTCCTCAAGGCGGACAAGAACCGCGCGACCCCGGCCGAACTGCTGGACAACGGTGTCGACTTCCACCCCACCGACCGCCGGGTCCTCTTCGGCCACCACTTCGCCGCCATCGCGGGCGCGGGCCCGCTGGTCGGCCCCGTGCTCGCCGCGCAGATGGGCTATCTGCCGGGCACGATCTGGCTCGTCGTCGGCGTCATCTTCGCCGGTGCCGTGCAGGACATGGTGACGCTCTTCTTCTCCACCCGCCGCAACGGCCGTTCGCTCGGCCAGATGGCGCGCGACGAGATCGGCCCGGTCGGCGGCGTCGCCGCCCTGGTCGCGGTCTTCATCATCATGATCATCCTGCTCGCGGTCCTCGCACTGGTCATCGTGAACGCGCTCGCCCACTCGCCGTGGGGCGTCTTCTCCATCGGCATGACGATCCCGATCGCCCTCTTCATGGGCGTCTACCTGCGCATCCTGCGGCCCGGCAAGGTCAGTGAGGTCTCCCTCATCGGCGTCGCGCTGCTGCTGCTCGCGATCGTCTCCGGCGGCTGGGTCGCCGAGTCGTCATGGGCGGACTTCTTTACGCTGGAGCCGGGCACCCTGGTCATCTGGATGATCGTGTACGGGTTCCTCGCCTCGGTGCTCCCCGTCTGGCTGCTGCTGGCGCCGCGCGACTACCTCTCCACCTTCATGAAGGTCGGCACCATCGGGCTGCTGGCCCTCGGCGTGATCGTCGCGCTGCCGACGCTGAAGATGCCGGCCGTCACCGACTTCGCCACCAGCGGCTCGGGGCCGGTCTTCGCCGGTTCCATGTTCCCCTTCGTCTTCATCACCATCGCCTGCGGCGCGCTCTCCGGCTTCCACTCCCTGGTCTCCTCCGGCACCACGCCGAAGATGGTCCAGAAGGAGACGCAGATCCGGGTGATCGGCTACGGCGCCATGCTGGTCGAGTCGTTCGTCGCGATCATGGCGATGATCGCGGCCTGCATCATCGACCCGGGCCTCTACTTCGCCATCAACGCGCCCGTCGGTGTGATCGGCGACAGCGTCCAGTCCGCCTCCCAGGCCGTGGCCAACTTCGGCTTCACCATCACGCCGGACGCCCTGGCCCAGGCCGCCAAGGACGTCGAGGAGGCGAGCCTGCTCTCCCGGACCGGCGGCGCGCCCACGTTCGCGCTCGGCATGTCGGAGATCTTCTCCGCCGTGATCGGCGGGACCGCGATGAAGGCGTTCTGGTACCACTTCGCCATCATGTTCGAGGCGCTCTTCATCCTCACCACCGTGGACGCCGGCACCCGCGTCGGGCGCTTCATGCTCCAGGACATGCTGGGCAACGCCTACAAGCCGTTCCGCGAGGTCTCCTGGAAGCCGGGCGTCTGGTTCGCCAGCGCGGTCGTGGTGGGCGGCTGGGGCTACTTCCTCTGGGTCGGCGTGCACGACCCGCTGGGCGGCATCAACCAGCTCTTCCCGCTCTTCGGCATCGCCAACCAGCTGCTGGCCGCCGTCGCGCTGGCCGTCTGCACCGTCCTGCTGATCAAGTCCGGCCGCCTGAAGTGGGCGTGGGTCACCGCGGTGCCGCTCGCCTGGGACGTGGCCGTCACCCTCACCGCGAGCTGGCAGAAGATCTTCTCCTCCGACGTGAAGGTCGGCTTCTTCGCCCAGCGCGACAAGTACCAGGCGGGCATCGACGCGGGCGAGGTGCTGCCGCCGGCCAAGAACATGGACGACATGCAGACCGTCGTCACCAACTCCACCGTCGACGGGGTGCTGTGCGCGCTCTTCGCGCTCCTCATCATCGTGGTGCTGGTGGATGCCGGGCGGGTCTGCTTCAACGCCATCCGCGACCCGGAGAGCGTCAGGCTCCACGAGACGCCGTTCGTCCAGTCCAAGTTCGTCGCCCCGGCCTCGCTCATCGCCACCAAGGAGGAGAAGGCCGAACTGGCCGCCGCCGGTGTCGGCCCCGAGGGCGGCATCCGCAAGGAAGCGGCGGGAACGGGGAGCCGGACATGA
- a CDS encoding GntR family transcriptional regulator, with amino-acid sequence MGADGGSSGSETGNGTRTARVPKYYRLKRHLLDMTDTLPPGTPVPPERTLAAEFDTSRTTVRQALQELVVEGRLERIQGKGTFVAKPKVSQALQLTSYTEDMRAQGLEPTSQLLDIGYVTADDTLAGLLDISTGGRVLRIERLRLASGEPMAIETTHLSAKRFPALRRSLVKYTSLYTALAEVYDVRLAEAEETIETSLATPREAGLLGTDVGLPMLMLSRHSIDGQGEPVEWVRSVYRGDRYKFVARLKRPTD; translated from the coding sequence ATGGGTGCCGACGGGGGCAGTTCGGGGAGCGAGACCGGTAACGGTACGCGCACCGCGCGCGTACCAAAGTACTACCGGCTCAAGCGCCATCTCCTCGACATGACCGATACCTTGCCACCCGGCACCCCGGTGCCGCCCGAACGCACCCTGGCGGCCGAGTTCGACACCTCGCGCACCACCGTGCGCCAGGCCCTTCAGGAGCTGGTCGTCGAGGGCCGGCTCGAACGCATCCAGGGCAAGGGGACGTTCGTCGCGAAGCCGAAGGTCTCCCAGGCGCTCCAGCTGACCTCGTACACCGAGGACATGCGCGCCCAGGGACTGGAGCCGACCTCCCAGCTCCTCGACATCGGCTACGTCACGGCGGACGACACCCTCGCCGGACTGCTGGACATCTCCACGGGTGGCCGGGTGCTGCGCATCGAGAGACTCCGGCTCGCCAGCGGAGAGCCGATGGCGATCGAGACAACCCACCTTTCGGCCAAACGCTTCCCGGCGCTGCGCCGCTCGCTGGTGAAGTACACCTCGCTCTACACCGCGCTGGCCGAGGTGTACGACGTCCGCCTCGCCGAGGCCGAGGAGACCATCGAGACCTCGCTCGCCACCCCGCGCGAGGCCGGTCTGCTGGGGACGGACGTGGGGCTGCCGATGCTGATGCTCTCCCGTCATTCCATCGATGGCCAGGGCGAACCCGTGGAGTGGGTGCGATCCGTGTACCGGGGCGATCGGTACAAGTTCGTGGCCCGTCTGAAGCGGCCGACCGACTGA
- a CDS encoding sugar ABC transporter substrate-binding protein yields MKRKLIAAIGVAGMLVSVAACGSDDKASSQEPKDRKENLTVWLMGEAQSTWPELVKDTNAEFSKKYPNVKVKVQYQQWADKVKKLDTSLGGDKFPDVVELGNTETMQYILNGALGEIDPKKYENSDTWIKGLKDTCTFEGKTYCVPYYASARLAVYNKDMLKAGTGSDELPQTEDEFLKAMDKVSAELAKKDKRASSLYFPGRYWYAAMSYVAAYGGQIASYDEGSKEWKGALSTPEAQKGLEHFVNLVKKYNKADQTKDEQDHANVMANEKAAVIYGQAWEAGSVTGGENGNPKLEGKIATAGMPGPEGKALPSFIGGSDLATISKSKVQDLGEEWIALYTNAKGGEVLASKNVLPNNEKQLEPLKSKPETAAIANAVPDAWFTPIAPGWASVEKEDILENLLLEILKGGSVADASKKADDKINALINKKS; encoded by the coding sequence GTGAAGCGCAAGCTCATCGCGGCTATCGGTGTCGCGGGCATGTTGGTTTCGGTCGCGGCGTGTGGTTCCGACGACAAGGCATCGTCGCAGGAGCCGAAGGACCGCAAGGAGAACCTGACCGTCTGGCTGATGGGCGAGGCCCAGTCGACGTGGCCCGAGCTGGTCAAGGACACCAACGCCGAGTTCAGCAAGAAGTACCCGAACGTCAAGGTCAAGGTTCAGTACCAGCAGTGGGCTGACAAGGTCAAGAAGCTTGACACCTCCCTCGGTGGCGACAAATTCCCGGACGTTGTCGAACTCGGCAACACCGAGACCATGCAGTACATCCTCAATGGTGCGCTCGGGGAAATCGACCCCAAGAAGTACGAGAACTCGGACACCTGGATCAAGGGTCTGAAGGACACCTGCACCTTCGAGGGCAAGACGTACTGCGTTCCTTACTACGCGAGCGCCCGTCTGGCCGTCTACAACAAGGACATGCTGAAGGCCGGCACCGGCAGCGACGAGCTCCCGCAGACCGAGGACGAGTTCCTCAAGGCGATGGACAAGGTCTCCGCCGAGCTCGCCAAGAAGGACAAGCGCGCCTCCTCGCTCTACTTCCCGGGCCGCTACTGGTACGCCGCGATGTCCTACGTCGCCGCCTACGGTGGCCAGATAGCCTCCTACGACGAGGGCTCGAAGGAGTGGAAGGGCGCGCTCTCCACACCCGAGGCGCAGAAGGGCCTGGAGCACTTCGTCAACCTGGTCAAGAAGTACAACAAGGCCGACCAGACGAAGGACGAGCAGGACCACGCCAACGTCATGGCCAACGAGAAGGCCGCGGTCATCTACGGCCAGGCCTGGGAGGCCGGCAGCGTCACGGGTGGCGAGAACGGCAACCCGAAGCTGGAAGGCAAGATCGCCACGGCCGGTATGCCCGGCCCCGAGGGCAAGGCCCTCCCGTCCTTCATCGGCGGCTCCGACCTCGCGACGATCTCCAAGTCCAAGGTCCAGGACCTCGGCGAGGAGTGGATCGCCCTCTACACCAACGCCAAGGGCGGCGAGGTCCTCGCGTCGAAGAACGTCCTCCCGAACAACGAGAAGCAGCTTGAGCCGCTGAAGTCGAAGCCGGAGACGGCCGCCATCGCCAACGCGGTGCCGGACGCCTGGTTCACGCCGATCGCGCCGGGCTGGGCCTCCGTCGAGAAGGAGGACATCCTGGAGAACCTGCTCCTGGAGATCCTGAAGGGCGGCTCCGTCGCCGACGCCTCCAAGAAGGCCGACGACAAGATCAACGCCCTGATCAACAAGAAGTCCTGA
- a CDS encoding carbohydrate ABC transporter permease, with translation MSAADTKAVGPPVPLPPDPQPTGKPSSDGGPRVQKRKRKKGELLPYFLILPAIVAIAAVYLYPLSKTVIMSFQDMGRRELWSGEPAPWVGFEQFTNILGDPDFWWVTFRTVVFMAICVTLTMGIGLLVALLMRRLSTWVRLVLTVALIAAWSMPLMVAASIFRFMADSDYGLINTLVAKVVGEDWLGHNWYLNPVQGFGIITLLVVWGAIPFVVVTLYAALTQVPQELEEAAALDGASGYGVYKFVTWPVIKPVFTMVATLSVIWDFNVFGQIWLLRGNKPEPEYETLGLYSYSKAFESTSFSQGSAIALITVLLLSGVAVYYLRQLMKTGEVE, from the coding sequence GTGTCTGCCGCTGATACCAAGGCCGTCGGGCCGCCGGTCCCGCTACCGCCCGACCCGCAGCCGACCGGGAAGCCGTCCTCCGACGGCGGGCCCCGGGTACAGAAGAGGAAGCGGAAGAAGGGTGAACTCCTCCCCTACTTCCTGATCCTCCCGGCGATCGTGGCGATCGCCGCCGTCTACCTCTACCCGCTCAGCAAGACGGTCATCATGTCCTTCCAGGACATGGGCCGGCGCGAACTGTGGTCCGGAGAGCCCGCCCCCTGGGTGGGCTTCGAGCAGTTCACGAACATTCTCGGCGACCCCGACTTCTGGTGGGTCACCTTCCGCACGGTGGTCTTCATGGCCATCTGTGTGACGCTGACCATGGGCATCGGGCTGCTCGTCGCCCTGCTCATGCGCAGGCTCTCCACCTGGGTCCGGCTCGTCCTGACGGTGGCCCTGATCGCCGCCTGGTCGATGCCGCTGATGGTCGCCGCCTCGATCTTCCGGTTCATGGCCGACTCCGACTACGGGCTGATCAACACCCTGGTCGCCAAGGTCGTCGGCGAGGACTGGCTCGGCCACAACTGGTACCTCAACCCGGTCCAGGGCTTCGGCATCATCACCCTGCTGGTCGTCTGGGGCGCCATCCCGTTCGTGGTCGTCACCCTGTACGCCGCCCTCACCCAGGTCCCCCAGGAGCTGGAGGAGGCCGCGGCCCTCGACGGTGCCAGCGGCTACGGCGTCTACAAGTTCGTCACCTGGCCGGTCATCAAGCCGGTCTTCACCATGGTCGCCACCCTTTCGGTGATCTGGGACTTCAACGTCTTCGGCCAGATCTGGCTGCTGCGCGGAAACAAGCCCGAGCCGGAGTACGAGACCCTCGGCCTCTACTCCTACTCCAAGGCGTTCGAGTCCACCTCCTTCAGCCAGGGCTCCGCGATCGCCCTGATCACGGTGCTGCTCCTGTCCGGTGTGGCCGTGTACTACCTGCGCCAGCTCATGAAGACGGGAGAGGTCGAATGA
- a CDS encoding carbohydrate ABC transporter permease has protein sequence MSSTTETQALRPDRKKSRLHLDIIGLGIAVVMIFPVYWLVISSLRPNQEIRSYDQKLWPTSLTFDNFERAVNQPNFTTAIQSSLIVAVTAVVGGMIIATLAALAIGRFRFFGRKPLLLIMILVQMLPPTAMLIPIYAQLNAMGGIDEYWGLIVVYLVSTLPFATIMIRGFVVNIPVELEESAMVDGLTRFGAFRKVVFPLLAPGLAAASIFALVNAWNEYLFAYILINDNSKYTLNVWLMTFTTERGTDYGALMAASTMIALPVVIFFMIIQKKMAAGLTSGAVKG, from the coding sequence ATGAGCAGCACGACCGAAACACAGGCGCTGCGTCCCGACCGGAAGAAGAGCCGGCTCCACCTGGACATCATCGGCCTCGGCATCGCCGTGGTCATGATCTTCCCGGTCTACTGGCTGGTCATCAGCTCGCTCCGGCCCAACCAGGAGATCCGCAGCTACGACCAGAAGCTCTGGCCCACCTCGCTGACCTTCGACAACTTCGAACGCGCGGTCAACCAGCCCAACTTCACCACCGCCATCCAGTCCAGCCTGATCGTCGCCGTCACCGCGGTGGTCGGCGGCATGATCATCGCGACGCTGGCGGCCCTGGCCATCGGCCGGTTCCGGTTCTTCGGCCGCAAGCCGCTCCTGCTGATCATGATCCTGGTCCAGATGCTGCCGCCGACGGCGATGCTCATCCCGATCTACGCCCAGCTCAACGCGATGGGCGGGATCGACGAGTACTGGGGCCTGATCGTCGTCTACCTGGTCTCCACGCTGCCCTTCGCCACCATCATGATCCGGGGCTTCGTCGTGAACATCCCGGTGGAGCTGGAGGAGTCCGCGATGGTCGACGGCCTCACCCGCTTCGGGGCCTTCCGCAAGGTGGTCTTCCCGCTGCTCGCCCCCGGCCTCGCCGCCGCGTCGATCTTCGCCCTGGTGAACGCGTGGAACGAGTACCTCTTCGCGTACATCCTGATCAACGACAACTCCAAGTACACGCTCAACGTGTGGCTGATGACCTTCACCACCGAGCGCGGAACGGACTACGGCGCACTCATGGCGGCCTCCACCATGATCGCCCTGCCCGTCGTCATCTTCTTCATGATCATCCAGAAGAAGATGGCCGCTGGCCTCACCTCCGGCGCTGTGAAGGGATAG
- a CDS encoding glycoside hydrolase family 3 protein produces MTTLVSTTDTLTRDALAVLQPGFTGTTAPDWLLRRVGEGLTSVGLFGRNIESPGQLAALTARLRSERDDVLVAIDEEGGDVTRLEVNEGSSFPGNFALGSVDDVDLTRAVAHELGRRLAACGVNLNWAPSADVNSNPGNPVIGVRSFGADTALVARHTAAYVEGLQAAGVAACTKHFPGHGDTAVDSHLAMPRIDVDLDTLHARELLPFRAAIAAGSKSVMSAHILLPALDPDRPATLSPQILTGLLRQELGYDGLIVTDGVEMEAISKTYGIERGSVLAIAAGADAICVGGGLADEETVVALRDALVAAVRSGELPEERLADAAARVRALASWTQGARGDVPEPGAEVQEGTAPGTGVSSDIGLVAARRAVRVTGTGDPLTGPAHVAEFVTEANIAVGDETPWGIADGIARLRPGTEAGRYSGEGADPAAGILAAAGDRRIVAVVRDEHRHAWMAQALDGLLAARPDTIVVEMGLPESTARGSLHVATYGASRVCGQAAVEAVTGA; encoded by the coding sequence ATGACCACCCTCGTTTCCACCACGGACACCCTGACGCGTGACGCGCTCGCGGTGCTCCAGCCCGGATTCACCGGAACCACCGCCCCGGACTGGCTGCTGCGCCGCGTCGGTGAAGGGCTCACCTCCGTCGGGCTGTTCGGCCGCAACATCGAGTCGCCCGGCCAGCTCGCCGCCCTCACCGCGCGGCTGCGCTCCGAGCGGGACGATGTCCTCGTCGCCATCGACGAGGAGGGCGGGGACGTGACCCGCCTGGAGGTCAACGAAGGCTCCTCGTTCCCGGGCAACTTCGCCCTCGGCTCGGTCGACGACGTCGACCTCACCCGCGCCGTCGCCCACGAGCTCGGCCGCCGGCTCGCCGCGTGCGGTGTCAACCTCAACTGGGCGCCGTCCGCGGACGTCAACTCCAACCCGGGCAACCCGGTCATCGGCGTACGGTCCTTCGGCGCCGACACCGCCCTGGTGGCACGGCACACCGCCGCGTACGTCGAGGGGCTCCAGGCCGCCGGCGTCGCCGCCTGCACCAAGCACTTCCCCGGCCACGGCGACACCGCGGTCGACTCGCACCTGGCGATGCCCCGCATCGATGTGGATCTCGACACCCTGCACGCCCGTGAGCTGCTGCCTTTCCGGGCGGCCATCGCGGCGGGTTCCAAATCCGTGATGAGCGCGCATATCCTGCTTCCCGCACTCGACCCGGACCGCCCGGCCACCCTGAGCCCGCAGATCCTCACCGGTCTGCTCCGCCAGGAGCTGGGCTACGACGGCCTGATCGTCACCGACGGTGTGGAGATGGAGGCCATCTCCAAGACCTACGGCATCGAGCGTGGATCGGTCCTCGCGATAGCCGCGGGCGCCGACGCGATCTGCGTCGGCGGCGGGCTGGCCGACGAGGAGACGGTGGTCGCTCTGCGCGACGCCCTGGTGGCGGCGGTACGGAGCGGGGAACTGCCCGAGGAGCGGCTCGCGGACGCGGCCGCCCGTGTACGAGCCCTCGCGTCCTGGACGCAGGGGGCCCGGGGGGACGTCCCGGAGCCGGGCGCGGAAGTGCAGGAGGGGACCGCGCCCGGCACCGGAGTCAGCTCCGACATCGGCCTGGTGGCCGCCCGCCGCGCGGTGAGGGTCACCGGCACCGGCGACCCGCTGACCGGTCCGGCCCATGTCGCGGAGTTCGTCACGGAGGCGAACATCGCGGTCGGCGACGAGACCCCGTGGGGCATCGCCGACGGGATCGCCCGCCTCCGTCCGGGCACCGAGGCGGGCCGCTACAGCGGCGAGGGCGCCGATCCGGCGGCCGGAATCCTCGCGGCGGCGGGTGACCGCCGCATCGTCGCCGTCGTCCGCGACGAACACCGCCACGCCTGGATGGCCCAGGCCCTGGACGGCCTGCTCGCGGCCCGTCCGGACACCATCGTGGTCGAGATGGGCCTCCCGGAGTCCACTGCCCGGGGCTCGCTCCACGTGGCCACCTACGGCGCCTCCCGCGTCTGCGGCCAGGCGGCGGTGGAAGCGGTGACGGGGGCGTAG
- the nagB gene encoding glucosamine-6-phosphate deaminase has protein sequence MEVVIVPDATAGGELIAEAIASLLSRKPDALLGVATGSTPLPIYRALAAKVAAGSVDASRARICQLDEYVGLPVGHPESYRSVVLREVVAPLGLSEASFMGPDGSAEDVQAACEAYDRALAEAGGVDLQLLGIGTDGHIGFNEPCSSLASRTRIKTLTEQTRVDNARFFDDDIDQVPHHVITQGIGTILDSRHPILLATGEGKAEAVAQTVEGPVASVVPASALQLHPHATVVVDEAAASKLKLADYFRATYAAKPAWQGL, from the coding sequence GTGGAAGTTGTCATCGTCCCGGACGCCACGGCAGGCGGCGAACTGATCGCGGAGGCCATCGCCTCCCTGCTCAGCCGCAAGCCCGACGCCCTGCTCGGCGTTGCCACCGGCTCTACCCCGCTGCCCATCTACCGCGCGCTGGCGGCCAAGGTCGCCGCGGGTTCCGTCGACGCCTCGCGCGCCCGCATCTGCCAGCTGGACGAGTACGTCGGGCTGCCGGTCGGCCATCCGGAGTCGTACCGCTCCGTGGTCCTGCGCGAGGTCGTGGCGCCGCTCGGGCTCTCCGAGGCGTCCTTCATGGGCCCCGACGGCTCGGCCGAGGACGTCCAGGCCGCGTGTGAGGCGTACGACCGGGCGCTGGCCGAGGCCGGCGGGGTCGACCTCCAGCTGCTCGGCATCGGCACCGACGGACACATCGGCTTCAACGAGCCGTGCTCCTCGCTCGCCTCGCGCACCCGGATCAAGACGCTGACCGAGCAGACGCGGGTGGACAACGCGCGCTTCTTCGACGACGACATCGACCAGGTGCCGCACCACGTGATCACCCAGGGCATCGGGACCATCCTGGACTCCCGGCACCCGATCCTGCTGGCCACCGGGGAGGGCAAGGCGGAGGCCGTGGCCCAGACGGTGGAGGGGCCGGTCGCCTCGGTCGTGCCGGCGTCGGCGCTGCAGTTGCATCCGCATGCGACGGTCGTGGTGGACGAAGCCGCGGCTTCGAAGCTGAAGCTGGCGGACTACTTCCGCGCCACGTACGCGGCGAAGCCGGCCTGGCAGGGGCTGTAG
- a CDS encoding SIS domain-containing protein, whose protein sequence is MSATPPPGPDDQDDAPGRIMSGEMAEQPAMLRRILDRGAPRIREVAAEIAARKPRFVLLTARGTSDNAALYAKYLLEIRLGLPCGLASMSTTTAYGAKPDLRDVLVITVSQSGGSPDLVASTRAAREAGAVTLAVTNNPDSALAAVSEYHIDILAGPEKALPATKTYTASLLSLYLFVEGLAGADGTEAAASLPDLAGAILGRRAEVRALASRYRFAERMVITSRGYGYPTAKEAALKLMETSYIPALSYSGADLLHGPLAMVDNISPVIAVVTDGRGGEALQPVLDRLRGRGADLFVVGPKVQVEAASAGFSLPTSGVPEELQPILEILPLQMLAYEVTIARGQDPDSPRALAKVTETR, encoded by the coding sequence ATGTCAGCCACCCCTCCGCCCGGCCCCGACGACCAGGACGACGCGCCCGGCCGCATCATGTCCGGCGAGATGGCCGAGCAGCCCGCGATGCTGCGGCGCATCCTCGACCGGGGCGCGCCCCGCATCCGTGAGGTGGCCGCCGAGATCGCCGCCAGGAAGCCCCGCTTCGTGCTGCTCACCGCGCGCGGCACCTCGGACAACGCGGCGCTCTACGCGAAGTACCTGCTGGAGATCCGGCTCGGCCTGCCCTGCGGCCTCGCCTCCATGTCCACCACGACGGCGTATGGGGCCAAGCCCGATCTCCGGGACGTCCTGGTGATCACCGTCAGCCAGTCGGGCGGCTCACCGGACCTGGTGGCCTCCACCCGGGCCGCCCGGGAGGCCGGCGCGGTCACCCTCGCGGTCACCAACAACCCGGACTCCGCGCTCGCCGCCGTATCCGAGTACCACATCGACATCCTGGCGGGCCCCGAGAAGGCGCTCCCGGCCACCAAGACGTACACGGCGTCCCTGCTCTCCCTGTACCTCTTCGTGGAGGGACTGGCGGGCGCCGACGGCACGGAGGCGGCGGCCTCCCTGCCCGATCTGGCGGGCGCGATCCTGGGCCGCCGGGCCGAGGTCAGGGCGCTGGCCTCCCGCTACCGCTTCGCCGAGCGCATGGTGATCACCTCGCGCGGCTACGGCTACCCCACCGCCAAGGAAGCGGCCCTGAAGCTCATGGAGACCAGCTACATCCCCGCTCTCTCCTACTCGGGCGCCGATCTGCTGCACGGCCCGCTGGCGATGGTCGACAACATCTCCCCGGTGATCGCCGTGGTCACCGACGGCCGGGGCGGTGAGGCCCTCCAGCCGGTGCTGGACCGGCTGCGCGGACGCGGCGCGGACCTCTTCGTGGTCGGGCCGAAGGTGCAGGTGGAGGCGGCCTCGGCGGGCTTCTCGCTGCCGACGTCCGGGGTGCCGGAGGAGTTGCAGCCGATCCTGGAGATCCTGCCGCTCCAGATGCTGGCGTACGAGGTCACCATCGCGCGCGGCCAGGACCCGGACTCACCCCGGGCGCTGGCGAAGGTCACGGAGACCCGCTGA